A region of Marnyiella aurantia DNA encodes the following proteins:
- a CDS encoding ABC1 kinase family protein, which yields MALEQLSNYTKFFSFILKYYDSDVVKSTANTALKEEVETDLEFNQKPEELVEDLKKMGPTYVKLGQLLSTRPDLLPDHYLKALADLQDDVETISYEEVERIFEEEIGVRIKKAFVEFDPVPLASASIGQVHKALLHSGRIVAVKIQRPGVRKSFLEDLDTLKQVADLAVSHSKAARKYALNDIIEELRYILLNELDYNKEAQNLIILKENLKKFDYLIIPSPVAEYSSSKVLTMDFLEGKKITSLGKLKKTEVDFNPLIDDLVEAYLKQIIVDGFAHADPHPGNIHLTSDNKVALMDLGMVAKFSPKLQEKIMMLLVGMSKKDGDAITEALLEMSEYDLATAHVDSFRKNINRLVMDSTSTNAEDMETGRVLLQMNRMAADEGIKLAVELNILGKILLNLDQIIAVLTPKYDLQQAIRRFMEKMVNQKMKQELRPENFYGFLLDNKKLAENLPGRLNKITERMAANEFELKINALDEDRLTDGFQKVANRITSGLIIAAMIIGAALLMRIPSSYSIMGYGILPFIFFIIAISLGLYLVYNIMFRDEHFRKRKE from the coding sequence ATGGCCCTGGAGCAGCTCAGCAACTACACCAAATTTTTCAGTTTCATCCTGAAATATTACGACAGCGACGTCGTAAAATCCACCGCAAATACCGCGCTGAAAGAAGAAGTCGAAACAGATCTGGAATTTAACCAGAAGCCTGAGGAATTGGTGGAGGACCTTAAAAAAATGGGACCCACGTACGTGAAACTGGGACAGCTGCTTTCCACACGACCGGATTTATTGCCAGACCATTATCTGAAAGCACTTGCTGACCTTCAGGACGATGTGGAAACTATTTCCTACGAAGAAGTGGAAAGGATTTTTGAAGAGGAAATTGGCGTCCGGATCAAGAAGGCTTTTGTTGAGTTTGATCCTGTACCGCTGGCCAGCGCATCTATAGGTCAGGTGCATAAGGCACTTTTGCACTCGGGGCGGATAGTTGCGGTAAAAATCCAGCGGCCGGGTGTTCGTAAGAGTTTTTTGGAAGACCTGGACACCCTGAAACAGGTAGCGGACCTGGCCGTTTCGCATTCCAAAGCAGCCCGAAAATATGCGCTGAATGATATAATTGAGGAACTTCGGTATATCCTTCTTAATGAACTTGATTATAACAAGGAGGCGCAGAATCTTATTATCCTTAAGGAAAATCTTAAGAAATTTGACTACCTCATCATCCCTTCTCCTGTGGCCGAATACTCGTCATCGAAAGTCCTTACAATGGATTTTCTGGAGGGTAAAAAAATCACATCTCTAGGGAAATTAAAAAAAACTGAGGTGGACTTCAATCCGCTTATTGATGACCTGGTGGAAGCTTACCTGAAACAGATTATTGTAGACGGTTTTGCTCATGCCGATCCGCATCCGGGTAATATCCATCTTACCTCTGACAATAAAGTAGCGCTTATGGATCTGGGTATGGTGGCCAAATTCAGCCCGAAACTTCAGGAAAAAATCATGATGCTGCTGGTAGGAATGAGCAAAAAGGACGGCGACGCCATTACGGAAGCACTTCTTGAAATGAGCGAATATGACCTAGCAACAGCCCATGTAGATTCATTCAGAAAAAACATAAACAGGTTGGTGATGGACAGCACGAGTACCAATGCTGAAGACATGGAAACAGGCCGCGTGCTGCTTCAGATGAATCGCATGGCTGCGGATGAAGGAATTAAACTCGCAGTAGAACTCAACATTCTCGGTAAGATTTTGCTTAACCTGGACCAGATCATAGCCGTGCTGACTCCCAAATATGATCTGCAGCAGGCCATACGCAGGTTTATGGAGAAAATGGTGAACCAAAAAATGAAACAGGAGCTGCGGCCCGAAAATTTCTATGGTTTCCTGCTGGACAATAAAAAGCTGGCTGAAAATCTACCCGGACGCCTCAACAAGATTACCGAGCGGATGGCCGCTAATGAATTTGAACTGAAGATCAACGCGCTGGACGAAGACAGACTGACCGACGGCTTCCAGAAGGTCGCTAACCGCATTACTTCAGGATTAATTATTGCCGCAATGATAATTGGGGCAGCGTTGCTGATGCGTATTCCATCCAGCTATTCCATTATGGGCTACGGCATCCTGCCTTTCATATTTTTTATTATTGCCATCAGTCTGGGCTTATATCTGGTTTATAATATTATGTTTCGGGATGAACATTTTAGGAAGAGGAAGGAGTAG
- the polA gene encoding DNA polymerase I: MSHNNDKRLFLIDAYAMIFRGYYALIRSPRMTSDGKDTSAIFGFTNSLIELIRRERPSHLAVVFDVGVASVRTVDFAEYKANRSETPEAIKIAIPYIHSILEAMHVPNLGVEGYEADDVIGTIACKAEKEGYTTYMVTPDKDFAQLVTDKIKIYKPGIKGAEFEILGVEEVKAKYEIEDPKQVIDFLAMMGDSVDNIPGLDGVGEKTAKKFLKEYGNIENLLANTDQIKGKLREKVEASAERGILSKKLATIICDAPIEFHQEQYDLEIPDFEQVKTVFDELEFRRLYENLYRAFAPSSTDSSDVKNLAGFEQVNVNNGDESRTATTMQLDLFANYEELDRATETKTTIESNDHLYQFADTAEAQRLLVKNLMKQRAVSFDTELNSLNEMEADIVGISFCYRKGLAYYVPLSENREEALQTLEIFRPFFEKDDVIKIAHNLKVDFKILQQYGIQVRGAMFDTMIAHYLLNPDGRHGLDYLSEVFLQYKPVAIETLIGKKGKKQGTLRDLSVEEQTAYVAEDADITWQLYELFAPQLKKEDLEDLFYKVEMPLMEVLAKMELEGVSLDKAWLEQESRDLENDLRALEKTIFELSGEEFNMNSPRQLGEILFDKLQLDPKAKKTKTGQYATSEDILQKLSSKHEIIQHILEYRTYQKLKSTYVDALPLQIDKDDNRVHTTFSQTTAATGRLASVNPNLQNIPIRTLRGQQIRGAFVAGEGKKIISADYSQIELRLIAEISNEENMIQAFQDGEDIHASTASKLFNIPLEEVSKTQRSQAKTVNFGIIYGQGAFALAEQTGLSRSEAKQMIEAYFETYPRLKKYMGEQVVKAQELGYVETVLKRKRHLKDINSANFVVKAHAERNAVNAPIQGSAADVIKLAMIKIDKKLTEQNLQTKMLLQVHDELLFEAPIEEVEEVTQLIRAEMESALETKVPLLVEVGAGDNWLEAH, from the coding sequence ATGTCACACAACAACGATAAAAGACTTTTTCTCATTGATGCCTACGCCATGATTTTCCGTGGTTATTACGCACTTATACGCAGTCCGCGGATGACGAGTGACGGCAAGGATACTTCCGCGATATTTGGATTTACCAACTCGCTTATTGAACTGATCCGCCGCGAGAGACCTTCGCATTTAGCTGTGGTTTTTGATGTTGGTGTGGCAAGTGTAAGAACTGTGGATTTTGCGGAATATAAGGCCAACCGCAGCGAGACTCCGGAAGCCATTAAAATCGCTATCCCCTATATTCACAGCATTCTGGAAGCGATGCACGTACCGAATTTGGGCGTGGAAGGTTATGAGGCCGATGATGTCATCGGAACAATAGCCTGCAAGGCGGAAAAAGAAGGTTACACGACTTATATGGTGACACCCGACAAAGATTTTGCCCAGCTGGTTACAGATAAGATAAAAATTTATAAACCCGGCATCAAAGGTGCTGAATTTGAAATCCTGGGTGTAGAGGAGGTGAAAGCCAAATATGAAATAGAAGACCCAAAACAGGTCATTGATTTCCTGGCAATGATGGGCGATTCCGTAGATAATATCCCCGGACTTGACGGCGTGGGTGAGAAGACCGCCAAGAAATTCCTGAAGGAATACGGCAATATTGAAAATCTGCTGGCCAATACGGATCAAATAAAAGGAAAGCTACGCGAAAAAGTGGAAGCCAGCGCAGAGAGAGGAATCCTTTCAAAAAAACTGGCTACAATTATCTGCGACGCACCCATTGAGTTTCATCAGGAGCAATACGATCTGGAGATCCCCGATTTTGAGCAGGTGAAAACGGTTTTTGATGAACTTGAATTCCGCAGGCTTTACGAAAACCTGTACCGGGCTTTCGCACCCTCGTCTACCGACAGTTCAGATGTAAAAAATCTCGCCGGTTTTGAGCAGGTAAATGTCAATAACGGTGATGAATCCCGGACTGCCACAACAATGCAGCTTGATCTTTTTGCCAACTATGAAGAACTGGACAGGGCCACGGAAACCAAAACAACAATTGAAAGCAATGATCATCTCTATCAGTTTGCTGATACTGCTGAAGCCCAGCGGCTCTTGGTGAAAAATCTCATGAAGCAGCGTGCGGTGAGTTTCGATACTGAACTCAATTCACTTAATGAAATGGAGGCCGACATAGTTGGCATCAGTTTCTGCTACCGGAAAGGACTGGCTTATTACGTACCGCTTTCCGAAAACCGCGAGGAAGCTTTGCAAACGCTGGAAATATTCCGCCCGTTTTTTGAGAAGGATGATGTTATTAAGATAGCCCATAATCTGAAGGTAGATTTCAAAATCCTCCAGCAGTATGGTATTCAGGTGAGGGGAGCCATGTTCGATACCATGATTGCTCACTACCTGCTCAATCCGGACGGACGCCACGGACTGGACTATCTTTCAGAAGTATTTCTGCAGTACAAACCTGTCGCTATAGAGACACTCATTGGCAAGAAAGGCAAAAAACAGGGAACGCTTCGTGACCTGTCGGTGGAAGAACAGACTGCTTATGTGGCCGAAGATGCAGATATTACCTGGCAGCTGTACGAACTGTTTGCGCCTCAGCTTAAAAAGGAAGATCTGGAAGATCTTTTCTATAAAGTTGAAATGCCGTTGATGGAAGTTTTGGCCAAGATGGAACTGGAAGGTGTTTCACTCGACAAAGCATGGCTGGAACAGGAAAGCAGAGATCTTGAAAATGATCTTCGCGCTCTGGAAAAGACTATTTTCGAACTTTCAGGTGAAGAATTCAACATGAATTCGCCACGCCAGCTCGGTGAAATATTATTTGACAAACTTCAGCTGGATCCTAAAGCCAAAAAGACCAAAACAGGACAATACGCCACGTCCGAAGATATTCTGCAGAAACTTTCGTCCAAACATGAAATCATCCAGCATATTTTGGAATACAGGACCTATCAGAAACTTAAATCCACATACGTAGATGCTTTGCCGCTACAGATTGACAAAGATGATAACCGCGTGCACACCACTTTCTCCCAAACCACAGCTGCAACAGGGCGTCTTGCAAGCGTGAACCCTAACCTTCAGAATATTCCGATCCGTACGTTACGCGGACAGCAGATCAGAGGGGCATTTGTGGCCGGTGAGGGGAAGAAAATCATTTCAGCCGATTACTCGCAGATCGAACTCAGGCTTATTGCTGAGATTTCCAACGAGGAAAATATGATCCAGGCTTTCCAGGACGGTGAAGATATTCACGCATCCACAGCCTCAAAACTGTTCAATATTCCTTTGGAGGAAGTCAGCAAGACCCAGCGTAGCCAGGCCAAGACGGTAAACTTCGGGATTATTTACGGTCAGGGTGCTTTTGCATTGGCAGAACAAACCGGTCTTTCCAGAAGTGAAGCCAAGCAGATGATCGAAGCTTATTTTGAAACCTATCCAAGGCTGAAGAAATATATGGGCGAACAGGTGGTGAAGGCGCAGGAACTTGGTTATGTGGAAACAGTGCTGAAACGCAAAAGACATCTGAAGGATATTAATTCCGCAAATTTCGTAGTAAAAGCGCATGCGGAGAGAAACGCGGTGAACGCGCCAATACAGGGCAGCGCTGCTGATGTTATAAAGCTGGCGATGATTAAAATTGACAAAAAACTGACAGAGCAAAATCTTCAGACCAAAATGCTTCTTCAGGTTCATGATGAACTTCTTTTTGAAGCACCGATTGAGGAGGTTGAAGAAGTGACACAGCTGATCCGTGCTGAAATGGAATCGGCACTTGAAACTAAGGTTCCGCTGCTCGTGGAAGTTGGAGCCGGCGATAACTGGCTGGAGGCACATTAG
- a CDS encoding M16 family metallopeptidase, whose amino-acid sequence MLNLKYKEISHTDANGYSYITVESDDNNVRIYTLKNGLQVYLAQNFDAPRIQTYIPVRTGSNNDPADNTGLAHYLEHMMFKGTSKIGTLDWDKESALLNEIAELYEQHKAENDPDRKRKIYKKIDEVSQRASKFALANEYDKCISALGASGTNAHTWLNETVYKNNIPKNELERWLKIEKERFGEIVLRLFHTELESVYEEFNRAQDHDGRLVNDALMAVLFPTHQNGQQTTLGKAEHLKNPSMKAIHRYFDEYYVPNNYAMVLVGDLEFDETIQLVDEYFGQFNYSELPIKTSVLEQPMSEIVSRTVKSPTVPRLQLAWRTDSYGTDEALMADLAAHILSNSGEAGLLDLHINNAQEALYATAYATAHNEYGYISMVVVPKEDQTFEQAEKLVHAEIERIKKGDFPDWLLPAIINDFKVQRLKGLETADGLAANLYQTYIRKQTWQEELEEMDRYEAVTKENIVEFANRFFKDNYAVVYKEKGTNEDLLRVDNPGITPVTINRDAESDFLKSILAEKTSEIEPEFIDYKKEIEVKVQNGVKFSFVPNRYNSLAQVHYIFPFGSDHDRELSLATQVLQYLGTNNISPDELKQEFYKIGITHEFKTAPDQLTISLTGLEENIAKGIGLLHHWIQEALPDQAVYDEYVETILESRNAAKRDKGRIMRALQNYAKFGADSRSRDVVPEQRLREITCGELTDKLKGLFSYAYEVFLYGGNMEVLTETCLPFVKQITGAVPERKMYPQPETGGKVYFVDYDMVQTELSLLGRAGNVDPSTFGRINVFNEYFGSGLSSIIFQELRESRSLAYSAYAVYQSSPELLYPDYITTYIGTQPDKLEIAVKAMQELMEKLPTYEAQFESAKQATLKQLASGRVTRTNIFFNHLRLLKLGIDYDLRKGMYAEVEKLTLEGLEQFYEEKIQPVKYNVAVIGKRENLRQDVLERLGTVTEVSLEEVFGY is encoded by the coding sequence ATCTTGAATTTAAAATACAAAGAAATTTCACATACCGATGCAAACGGCTACAGTTACATCACGGTTGAAAGTGATGATAACAACGTAAGAATTTACACACTTAAAAACGGCCTGCAGGTCTATTTGGCTCAAAACTTCGATGCACCGCGCATCCAGACATATATTCCGGTTCGCACGGGAAGCAATAATGACCCTGCAGACAATACAGGACTTGCGCACTATCTGGAACATATGATGTTTAAGGGAACATCAAAAATAGGCACACTGGATTGGGATAAAGAAAGTGCATTACTTAATGAGATTGCCGAACTGTACGAACAGCATAAGGCCGAAAATGATCCTGACCGTAAAAGAAAAATCTATAAAAAAATCGACGAGGTCTCGCAGCGCGCCAGCAAATTTGCTTTGGCCAATGAATACGACAAATGTATTTCGGCGCTGGGTGCTTCCGGAACGAATGCCCACACCTGGCTGAATGAAACTGTTTATAAGAACAATATTCCGAAAAACGAACTGGAAAGATGGCTGAAAATTGAAAAGGAAAGATTCGGCGAGATCGTTTTGCGTCTTTTCCATACAGAACTGGAATCGGTATACGAAGAATTTAACCGCGCCCAGGACCATGACGGAAGGCTGGTGAATGACGCACTTATGGCAGTGCTTTTCCCCACCCATCAGAACGGCCAGCAAACCACTCTCGGAAAGGCTGAGCATCTGAAGAATCCTTCGATGAAGGCCATCCACCGCTATTTTGATGAATATTACGTGCCGAATAACTATGCCATGGTGTTGGTTGGTGATCTTGAGTTTGACGAGACCATTCAACTGGTAGATGAATATTTCGGTCAGTTCAATTACAGCGAGTTGCCGATAAAAACATCAGTGCTGGAGCAACCGATGAGCGAAATTGTGAGCCGGACCGTAAAAAGTCCCACGGTTCCCAGACTGCAGCTTGCCTGGAGAACCGACAGCTACGGTACGGATGAAGCTCTGATGGCAGATCTGGCGGCTCACATCCTGAGCAACAGCGGTGAGGCCGGGCTTCTGGACCTTCATATAAATAATGCACAGGAGGCTCTTTATGCCACTGCATATGCAACAGCCCACAACGAGTACGGTTATATCTCAATGGTGGTGGTGCCTAAGGAAGACCAGACTTTTGAGCAGGCTGAAAAACTTGTCCATGCAGAAATAGAACGGATTAAAAAGGGCGACTTCCCCGACTGGCTGCTGCCGGCAATAATCAATGACTTCAAAGTCCAGCGACTGAAAGGTCTTGAAACTGCTGATGGTCTGGCTGCTAACCTGTATCAGACTTACATCCGCAAACAGACCTGGCAGGAAGAACTTGAGGAAATGGACAGATATGAAGCCGTTACCAAAGAAAATATTGTGGAATTTGCAAACCGCTTCTTTAAAGATAATTACGCTGTTGTATACAAGGAGAAGGGGACAAACGAAGACCTGCTGCGGGTAGATAACCCCGGAATTACACCTGTTACTATCAACCGTGATGCAGAGTCGGATTTCCTGAAATCCATTCTGGCTGAAAAGACATCGGAGATTGAACCGGAATTCATCGATTATAAAAAAGAGATTGAAGTTAAGGTACAGAATGGCGTTAAGTTCAGTTTTGTACCAAACCGGTATAACAGTTTGGCGCAGGTTCATTATATTTTTCCGTTTGGAAGCGATCACGACCGGGAACTTTCTCTGGCAACACAGGTCCTGCAGTACCTTGGTACAAACAATATATCGCCGGATGAGCTGAAGCAGGAATTTTATAAGATTGGCATAACGCACGAATTCAAAACGGCACCCGATCAGTTAACCATCAGTTTAACGGGCCTGGAAGAGAATATTGCCAAAGGTATTGGTCTTCTGCATCACTGGATTCAGGAGGCGTTACCCGACCAGGCTGTTTATGATGAATACGTAGAAACTATATTGGAGAGCCGCAATGCCGCCAAAAGGGACAAGGGCAGGATTATGCGCGCTTTGCAGAATTATGCAAAATTCGGAGCAGATTCGCGGTCACGGGATGTGGTTCCTGAGCAGAGATTGCGAGAAATAACCTGCGGAGAACTGACGGATAAGTTAAAGGGTCTCTTTTCCTATGCTTATGAAGTGTTTCTGTATGGAGGCAATATGGAGGTTTTAACAGAAACCTGTCTGCCGTTTGTAAAACAGATTACCGGCGCTGTACCCGAAAGAAAGATGTATCCGCAGCCCGAAACAGGAGGAAAGGTCTATTTTGTTGATTATGATATGGTGCAAACGGAACTAAGTCTGCTGGGCCGTGCCGGAAATGTGGATCCGTCAACATTTGGCCGGATCAATGTATTTAACGAATATTTCGGCAGTGGCCTTTCATCCATTATATTCCAGGAACTGCGTGAAAGCAGAAGCCTTGCTTATTCTGCTTATGCGGTGTACCAATCCAGCCCTGAGTTGCTTTATCCAGATTATATCACAACCTATATAGGTACACAACCGGATAAACTGGAGATTGCGGTGAAGGCAATGCAGGAACTTATGGAGAAATTGCCCACATACGAAGCCCAGTTCGAAAGTGCAAAGCAGGCCACTCTGAAACAGCTTGCTTCCGGCCGGGTTACGAGGACCAATATATTCTTCAACCATCTCAGACTTCTGAAACTGGGTATTGATTACGATTTAAGGAAAGGTATGTACGCTGAGGTGGAAAAACTTACCCTGGAAGGCCTGGAGCAATTCTACGAAGAAAAAATACAGCCTGTTAAATATAACGTAGCTGTAATAGGTAAGCGTGAGAACCTGAGACAGGATGTCCTGGAAAGACTGGGCACTGTAACGGAGGTCAGTCTGGAAGAAGTTTTCGGCTACTGA
- a CDS encoding polysaccharide deacetylase family protein, which produces MPFKDTIINLVSKFSGGMSTQNYPLDYCIPLYHTVSDETLPHLKHLYPYKSEKEFEKDLDYLLKYFNFVDWDGFRRFQESGNRGGKKVALLTFDDGFSEFLHVVAPILERRGIYAVNFINPAFVDQQDMLFRCKASLLIEKIKSEKVDISLLQNISGLRYGATDEICSHILKTGYKKRVLLDLYAEAIDLDFKDYLRKNKPYLDLAQLQELKTRGFGIGAHSWNHPYYSELTLDEQLETTFSSLDFVKTHAFLADAFAFPFTDFGVSKSFFEQLYRRCPDLYSFGTAGIKTDAFAHNLQRIPMEHDSAANILPKETAYFLLKKPFKKNLIIRK; this is translated from the coding sequence ATGCCCTTTAAAGACACAATCATAAATCTGGTATCCAAATTTTCGGGTGGAATGAGCACTCAGAACTATCCGCTGGATTACTGCATTCCACTTTATCATACCGTTTCTGATGAAACTCTTCCCCATCTTAAGCATCTGTATCCTTATAAGTCGGAGAAAGAGTTTGAAAAAGACCTGGATTATCTGCTGAAATATTTCAATTTTGTCGACTGGGACGGCTTCAGAAGATTTCAGGAATCAGGAAATCGGGGAGGTAAAAAAGTGGCTCTGCTTACTTTTGATGACGGCTTTTCCGAATTTCTGCATGTCGTGGCTCCAATCTTGGAGCGCAGGGGAATTTATGCTGTCAACTTCATCAATCCGGCTTTCGTGGATCAGCAGGACATGCTGTTTCGCTGCAAGGCAAGTCTGCTGATTGAAAAAATAAAAAGTGAAAAAGTTGATATAAGTCTTTTGCAAAATATAAGCGGATTACGGTATGGCGCAACAGACGAAATTTGCAGTCATATTCTAAAGACAGGTTATAAAAAGCGCGTGCTGCTGGACCTTTATGCAGAAGCCATCGACCTTGATTTCAAAGATTATCTCAGAAAAAATAAACCCTATCTGGACCTTGCGCAACTTCAGGAACTCAAAACGCGTGGTTTTGGCATTGGTGCGCACAGCTGGAACCATCCCTATTACTCAGAACTTACTCTTGACGAGCAGTTAGAGACCACGTTCAGCAGTCTGGATTTCGTAAAAACTCACGCTTTTCTGGCCGATGCATTCGCCTTCCCTTTTACTGATTTTGGTGTAAGCAAATCTTTTTTTGAGCAGTTGTACCGCAGATGTCCGGATCTGTATAGTTTTGGCACAGCGGGCATAAAAACAGATGCCTTTGCCCATAATCTTCAGCGTATTCCTATGGAGCATGATTCTGCTGCCAATATTCTGCCTAAAGAAACGGCCTACTTCCTTCTGAAAAAACCATTTAAAAAAAACCTCATCATAAGGAAATAA
- a CDS encoding O-acetyl-ADP-ribose deacetylase codes for MIELIKGDITKITCDAVVNAANSSLLGGGGVDGAIHRAGGPEILEECRKIVARQGSCKTGEAVITTAGKLPAKYVIHTVGPVWNGGNSGEDEKLRSCYINSLNLAIENGCKTVAFPNISTGVYGFPKDRAAKIAVAAVKEALNKSEIKKVLFVCFDDENVKQYRELLTSPTWKFNS; via the coding sequence ATGATTGAATTAATTAAAGGAGATATAACCAAAATCACCTGCGATGCTGTTGTTAATGCCGCCAACAGTTCACTTCTGGGCGGCGGCGGAGTGGACGGCGCCATACACCGTGCGGGCGGCCCGGAAATCCTGGAAGAGTGCCGGAAGATTGTCGCAAGACAAGGCAGCTGCAAAACGGGCGAAGCTGTAATAACGACAGCGGGTAAGTTGCCGGCAAAATACGTGATCCATACTGTAGGACCGGTATGGAACGGTGGCAATAGTGGTGAAGACGAAAAGTTGCGAAGCTGTTATATTAATTCTCTGAACTTAGCCATCGAAAACGGCTGTAAAACAGTTGCCTTTCCAAACATCAGCACAGGGGTCTACGGATTTCCGAAAGACCGTGCCGCTAAAATTGCAGTTGCAGCGGTAAAGGAAGCTCTGAATAAATCAGAAATTAAAAAGGTGCTTTTTGTTTGCTTTGATGATGAAAACGTTAAGCAATACAGAGAATTACTGACCTCGCCAACCTGGAAATTTAATAGCTAA
- a CDS encoding S46 family peptidase, which produces MINTRKVLIAALLLPAAFAFAQQYGGMWIPTELNEKEMKQLGMKISAKQIFDTSKPSIKDAVVQFNGGCTAEIISPQGLLLTNHHCGYGQIQSHSSVQNDYLTDGFWAKNMTGELPNPGVTVDFIADIKEVTATVLAGTQNLDAKAAEAVINKNIETAKAGFKLEPWQKVVVRPMYYGNKYYAYVIETYKDVRLVGAPPSSIGKFGSDTDNWVWPRHTGDFAMFRIYADKNNKPAEYSKDNVPYKPKHFLPVSIKDKQENDFTFVFGFPGRTTEYLPAIAVEKVMNETDPAMISVREVALKTLDAKMRADAATRIKYASKYASIANYWKKWIGEVEGLKKSDAVGKKQRYEQSLINKNAQIKPTIDGLNRLYTEQAPYALNRAYYTEVVRNAETLTLANQYLSFMQNYEAGKIDSKTMTAFTDRLAGFYKNYSGELDAIVTAELLALYANKTPEKYLPANFSQYKDDKKNLAVIEEWSKNSIITGRKAFNGATVDADINKVFANPTELIKTLKNDPILKLAASMREAYLSSTDAKVSSLQAEIDVLQKKYMAQQMETDKDRQFFPDANSTLRVTYGQVKGSNPRDAVTYGYQTHVAGIMEKYVPGDYEFDVPKKLIDLYNARDYGIYKDKTGDVPVNFTATNHTTGGNSGSPALDANGNLIGLNFDRQWEGTMSDINFDPRFSRNIMVDTKYILFIIDKYADAKWLINEMKIVK; this is translated from the coding sequence ATGATTAATACAAGAAAAGTGCTGATAGCCGCGCTGTTACTTCCGGCAGCGTTTGCTTTCGCACAGCAGTACGGCGGCATGTGGATTCCCACCGAGCTCAATGAAAAGGAAATGAAGCAACTGGGAATGAAGATTTCCGCAAAACAGATTTTCGACACCTCCAAACCCAGCATTAAGGACGCGGTAGTTCAGTTCAACGGTGGCTGTACAGCAGAAATAATTTCACCTCAGGGTCTTCTTCTAACCAATCATCACTGTGGTTACGGACAGATCCAAAGTCACAGCTCAGTTCAGAATGATTATCTTACGGATGGTTTTTGGGCAAAAAACATGACCGGTGAACTTCCTAATCCTGGGGTTACCGTTGATTTCATTGCGGACATTAAGGAAGTAACCGCGACAGTACTCGCCGGCACACAAAACCTTGATGCTAAAGCTGCTGAGGCAGTCATCAACAAAAATATCGAGACCGCTAAGGCCGGATTTAAACTGGAACCGTGGCAAAAAGTCGTTGTAAGACCCATGTACTACGGCAACAAATATTACGCGTACGTAATTGAAACGTACAAAGATGTTCGTTTGGTGGGTGCCCCGCCGTCCAGCATCGGTAAATTCGGTTCTGATACAGATAACTGGGTATGGCCACGTCATACCGGCGATTTTGCCATGTTCAGAATTTATGCCGATAAGAACAACAAACCTGCGGAATATTCTAAAGATAATGTTCCCTACAAACCCAAACATTTCCTGCCGGTATCAATAAAGGACAAGCAGGAGAATGATTTCACCTTCGTATTCGGCTTTCCGGGGAGAACTACGGAATACCTTCCGGCTATCGCGGTGGAAAAAGTAATGAATGAAACGGATCCGGCAATGATTTCGGTTCGTGAAGTGGCCCTGAAAACTCTGGATGCCAAAATGCGCGCCGATGCGGCTACCAGAATTAAATACGCCTCCAAATATGCCTCCATAGCCAACTACTGGAAAAAATGGATTGGCGAAGTGGAAGGTCTGAAAAAATCGGATGCCGTAGGCAAGAAACAGCGCTATGAGCAATCGCTAATTAACAAAAATGCTCAGATCAAACCTACGATTGATGGTCTGAACCGCCTGTATACAGAACAGGCGCCTTATGCCCTGAACCGTGCATATTATACAGAAGTGGTTAGAAATGCAGAGACTCTTACCCTGGCCAATCAGTATCTGAGTTTTATGCAGAATTATGAAGCCGGGAAAATAGACAGCAAAACAATGACGGCCTTTACAGACCGTCTCGCCGGATTCTACAAAAATTATAGCGGTGAACTGGATGCCATCGTAACTGCTGAACTTCTGGCTCTTTATGCCAACAAAACTCCGGAGAAATATCTGCCGGCCAACTTCAGTCAGTATAAAGACGATAAGAAGAACCTTGCCGTAATTGAAGAATGGTCTAAAAACTCCATTATCACCGGCAGAAAAGCCTTTAACGGAGCTACTGTAGATGCCGATATCAATAAAGTTTTTGCAAATCCAACGGAGCTGATCAAAACCCTGAAAAATGATCCGATCCTGAAACTGGCAGCGTCCATGAGGGAAGCCTATCTTTCTTCTACAGACGCCAAAGTTTCGTCACTGCAGGCAGAAATTGATGTGCTTCAGAAAAAATACATGGCGCAGCAGATGGAAACCGACAAAGACCGTCAGTTTTTCCCGGACGCCAACTCTACCCTGCGTGTAACTTATGGTCAGGTGAAGGGATCCAATCCAAGAGATGCTGTGACATATGGCTATCAGACCCATGTGGCCGGAATTATGGAGAAATATGTCCCCGGCGATTATGAATTTGATGTTCCAAAAAAACTAATCGACCTTTATAATGCCAGGGATTATGGCATTTACAAGGATAAAACAGGTGATGTTCCTGTAAACTTTACCGCGACCAATCATACAACAGGCGGAAACTCCGGAAGTCCTGCCCTTGATGCAAACGGTAACTTAATCGGTCTTAATTTCGACAGGCAGTGGGAAGGAACCATGAGTGATATCAACTTTGATCCGCGTTTCAGCCGTAACATTATGGTAGATACCAAATACATCCTCTTCATCATTGATAAATATGCCGATGCAAAATGGCTTATTAATGAGATGAAAATCGTAAAATAA